The Chelonia mydas isolate rCheMyd1 chromosome 1, rCheMyd1.pri.v2, whole genome shotgun sequence nucleotide sequence gtgattaggtcctatgatggtgtcccctgaatagatatgcggactcagttggcaacgggctttgttgcaaggataggttcctgggttagtggttctgttgtgtggtgtgtggttgctggtgagtatttgcttcaggttggggggctgtctgtaggcaaggactggcctgtctcccaagatctgcgagagtgatgggtcatccttcaggataggttgtagatccttgatgatgcgttggagaggttatAGTTAGggcctgaaggtgatggctagtgacgttctgttattttcttggttgggcctgtcctgtagtaggtgacttctggatactcttctggctctgtcaatctatttcttcatttcagcaggtgggtattgtagttgtaagaatgcttgatagagatcttgtaggtgtttgcctctgtctgaggggttggagcaaatgcggttgtatcgtagagcttggctgtagacaatggatcatgtggtgtggtctggatgaaagctggaggcatgtaggtaggaatagcggtcagtaggtattttccactgaatgcatctgatgaagtgagctgtagctcacgaaagcttatgctcaaataaagttgttcgtctctaaggtgccacaagtactccttttctttatgcttccCATGATATCGCCGCATCATGTGAGCATTGCCTACATTCTTTGTAGATATGTCTCTATTAGAACACGTTAGTTGCTTCCACCAAGTTTTCCAATCAATCCAGAtttctctgaatcagtgacctgacctcttcattatttatcacccTGCAATtgttgcatcatctgcaaacttcttCCATATTCCAGCATGAGAAGGGTTGGCATGTGAGCTGTTGACACATATCTCTGCTTACACTTGTCAGTTACCACCTGTCACTTTTCCCTCAGACAAAGCTGGGGGCCTGCAACTGTCTTTCTTTCAGGCACTGATTTGTGCCTCCGGTGCCCATTCTCTTGGGTACAAAGGCATGGACCAGCATGAGAATTTATTTTTCCATGAGGGAAACTTGGCTCCTTTCCAATATAGGAACTGTGTCAtggatcagacctatggtccatttagtccagtatcctctctctgacagtgaGAGCCACAGGTGCTGCAGTACAAGGTGTAAGAATCCCACAGAGGGATGACCTGACTATCAGGAGGGTGTCACCTGGATTCCTaacagttagagattggcttgtgTCTTGAAACATGTGGCCAAATAGGTTTTCCAAATATTCATTTAGCTGTAACTATTGTAACTGAATAGTGTCACTTTCCATGTATATGTACAAAACCTTCCTGATTCTTGCTTAGCGCCTGACCTCAACTTCCTTTTGTGGCAACAAGTTCCTCAGTCTAATTAGGCATCAAGTGAATATACCAttctttttttatcatttttaatttgCCATGTTTCAGTGTAATTGAATGTCCTCTTGATCTTGTGATAGAGAGTAGATCGAGCACgtgttctccctctctccttcaaGTCAGTATTTTACAGAATTTTCTCATAtctcctcttattcatctcctttgtaAGGTAACAATACCAGTCTTTTAAACCTCTTTCCTTGATCGTTCtcattgccctttgctggacCCCTCTAGTTCTGAAATATCCTGTGTGAGAAGGGTGACCAGTACTACACAGAGGAGTCCTGAGGAGGGTGAAACATTGACTGACTGATCTCATggcattgtattttctgtatgatttcccatccctctcctcctGGTTTCCAGTGTTTTGCTTAATTTCTGTCCCTGCTTGCTCTGCGAGCAGGGTTTCATAGGGCTGTGCACCATGACACCCACGTCCCTGTCCTGAGCTCACACAGTTAAATTACAACCTTGTTAGGTGTTTCAGGAGTTCAAGCTTTTTCCTCCAATGGGCGGACACTTTGCAGTTATTGACATTGAAGGTCATGTGCCATTCACATAGCTGGGTTAGCTCCCTCTGAGGACTTCTCTGGACTTGACTAGAACCTAAATAATTGGGTGCCATATttaaatgttgccacctcactgctcaccccctGTTCTAGATTgttaataaatatgaaatatttgttataaACTGTGTAAACCCCTAACTGTGATTTTCTCCCTTCCCAAGCACCTTGAGCATTTCTGAGCCCGATTGACCAATCAATCACCTCATGGCAGCTTTCAACCTCACCACCTCTGACGCTTCACCATTTATCCTAATGGGCATCCCTGGCCTCGAAGCTGCCCacatctggatctccatcccTTTCTCTATATTCTACATTATCGGCCTGTTTGGAAATTTCATGCTTCTGTttgttgtaggcaaagagcagaccCTCCACAAGCCGATGTACCTGCTGCTCTCCATGCTGGCACTCACAGACATTGGCACATCTACCTCTGTTGTACCGAAGGCACTGTctatattttggttcaatttgaagGGCATTACTGTGGGTGgatgcctcacccagatgttcttccttcACTCAGTTTCTATTATGGAGTCAGCTGTCCTCGTGACAATGGCCTACGATCGCTATGTTGCCATATGTACCCCTCTGAGATatgccaccatcctcaccaatGCAAGAATAGTTAAGCTAGGGCTTGTGGGTTTGATAAGAGCTGTTCTcctcatgctgcccctgcccctgcttctgAGTAGGCAGCCATTCTGTGACAACCCCATTATCCCCCACACGTACTGTGAGCACATGGCTGTAGTGAAGATGTCGTGTGGGGACACCACTGTGAACAGGATGTACAGCTTGGTGATGGCATTTGTAGTCATTGGGTTAGATCTGATGCTGGTTGCCCTGTCCTACAGTCTGATCATCAGGGCTGTCCTCAGAATCTCCTCCAAGAAATCCTGTCTGAAAGCCCTCaacacctgcacagcccacatCTGGGTGATGATAACATCTTTtactctcttctttttctccacTCTGACACACCGGTTTGGTCAGAGCATCACTCCCCACGTTCACATAATCTTGGCAaacctcttcttcctcatcccccCCGTGATCAACCCGATCATTTAtggggtcaaaaccaaagagcttcgtgACAAAGTGGTCAAGTACATCTACAGAAGGTGATTGCCTGGGCCATTGATTTTAATCCTCTGGGACAAGATGGGGAAAGGAGATCTCCTCAATAATCAAGGGTGCTTGGTCCCAGTTTGGCTGAGCTCAACATTGTACAAGTTAACAGACTGAAAAGTTCCTCACACCTCATGTCTTATCACTCCATCACCAAGCACTGCTCTCTCCGTTGCGAAGTTCCCTCTCTCTGATCATCACATGATCTCATTCGGCATCACCCATCAGTCCCCAACCCCACACAACCTGTCACTCAGCCTTTCTGTGACTTCCAGACTACCAGAAGATACTGCAGCTTTCGAAGCCAGGTGGCTTTGCATTAGTCCCTGTGTGAACAGGGTTCTTGATCAGTTTGATGAACTAAAGCTATGCTTTCAGATAGctaaaaacaaagagagaaactgCAACGCTGAACTTCTTTTTCATATGTGCAGTGATCCAGAGAGTAAAATCTACCTAATTTTGCTATGTCCAGTAATTCAGGAAGCCTGGAGGATAAACTAAATGTAACAGGTGGAAAGTGATAATGTAGGAAAGCTGCCGCAGGAATTGAGAACATTCTTCTAGAGCTTGTTGGTGAGAGTTGTGAAACCATTTATTTTTGAGAATGAGACTGCTGTAGTAAACTATGACAATAACTGTTGAGTCAAATTACTGACCACTTTGCACAGTTGCTTTTCTGCAAGAAAGTTCAGAACCGACACTAACTGTTCACGTTGGCAAAGATGTCAAAAGTAGCTGTTGAGATTTCATATTGGCATTTTTGAAACAGATGAAGCAGAGATTGCCACCACATGTCGAGGTGATTGAGTCCCTTGCAGTACTAAGTCCTTCTACTTCGGGCAGGTTGGAATAACCTAGATTGGCTGATATCTCATTTTGGCCATGGGTTTGTGGAGACCTTGGACAGTTGAAGCAGCAGTGGAGAGTTTTGCCGATGGTTCCCTGGCCACATACTCAGGAGCAGTTTGGGGTTGAAGTTCTTGAACACACTGATTTGGCTGAGACAAAGACTTCAGTGAACTTGGCTTGTTTGCTCCTTCATTACTGTTGCTACCTTTTAACATCGCTTCAGTTTAATGGTTATTTTTTCAGATGaacttgataaaaacaaaactgtgcaACAAGATACTAGAGGAACTTTTAGAAAATACTCTTATTAAGGAGTATATGCAATGAAGAAAATCTGTTGTGAAGAGTTTGCACCAATGAAAGAAATGATTGCTCTGGTCATTGCTGATATatatgagcagcagcagaagcatccTACTCCCAAAGAAGACAGCGAGGATGAAATGTTGCCCTTTTGAGACTAACTGTAAGAAACGAATTCAACTCAAAATATGGACATTGGCTTCCGTCATCGAATgacactaaaaataaataacagaatAATGAGATTGTTGTTTTTAGACTACCTACTTTTTCCGCTACTTTTGGGTTATATTTAATATCGTCATTCTCTGTTTTTTATTTGGAACAGCTGCCAACCCTCAACCGGGGTACAAATACCAGTACTGgggttttcattttgaatttgattgTCATCTCACAGCTTCGTTGCTAATGTGCACCAACTCCTGTAGGAGctagtagttttttaaaaaaacatcatgtATGTGCTAAATATCTAATCAAATCTCCATTCCTTTTTTGATGTATAGGCCAATGTGTTAATTAAAAAGAACCCATTGTTTCAAGAAATAGATTGAGCTATGTCTGGCTTAGTTTTTAAGTCACTTTGGGCTAATAATGCAATAGAAATCTGGCAATTATTCAAGATGAGCCGGAGGCAGAGCAACAGCAGCCAGAAACagaagggccagagaagcagcccagacaGCAGAACTAGCTGGTGTGAATCTGAGAGGTTCTGGACAATTGGTTCAAGGACTGGGGAGCACAACAGTGCTTGCCCTTCTCTCACATCCATGGCCCCATTGAAGAGTAAGCTAACTGTGCCCTTGGACCATGGGCAAAGATCATAGCTAGTGAGACAGTGCAGCCCTGCCGTGCACAGAGTTCATAGACAATGATTATGATTAGTAGGTGGCCGCCATTGTTTATTGGTGGGGAAATGAGAAAAGTTTGCCTAGAGACGGGTTTGTTTTGAAGTTTGTAAATATGCAATGGGTTGTTTGCCTCAGAGCATAGAGGGTAGGACAGAGTGGGGAGTTGTTTTGTTATTCAGACACTGAAGGACAGCAAGCAAGGGATCCCTAATCTTGTGATCTGGAGGGCCCACATAGCAGGAACAAAGCTGGCATTATGATGAATCATACAGAGCATGTATTTACTATTGTGTATATATGCTTCCGTATCACTCAGTAAATGACATGTGTTTTATGGAGAAGTCTCCTAGTCTCTTAACCAAAGCCCCTCCATGCTATAGCCCACCCTACCAGCAGGGTAACACCATTGAATCAGAAGACCTCATCAGACTGCTGGCACTGGCCAATACAGCCATCAATCCATCCAGGAGGACAACACTCCGCAAGGAGTTTCCCTGCGACCAtagtgttacccggggttctttcaatcCAAAGCTCTTGGAAACTTTTACTCTGTacaaggtggtgtcaggaaataaatcaagggaGACATGGCCATCCAACAGATCGATGGCTGGAACAAacagagtgctttcacttaaagctaaactttatttAGTTTTACACACATCctgtcataactataaagggaagggtaaccacctttctgtatacagtgctataaaatccctcctggccagagggaaagtccttttacctgtaaagggttaagaaactcaggtaacctggttggcacctgacccaaaatgaccaatgaggggacaagatactttcaaatctggaggcgggggaaagccttttttctgtctgtgtgatacctttgccaggaacagatcaaggatgcaagccctccaactcctgtaaagttagtaaataatctagctagaaaatgtgttaggttttctttgttttggcttgtaaaatttgcagtGCTGgaagaaatgtgtattcctgtctttgtgtctttttgtaacttaaggttttgcctagagggattctttatgttttgaatctgactgcctgtaagattatcttccattctgatcatATAGAATTGTtctcttgtctttttttgttcttctaataaaattctgggttttttaagaatctgattgggtttttggggtcttaaaaatcaaggctggtttgtgctcatcttgtttattctcaagcctccccaggaaagggggtgtaagggcttggggggatatttttgggaaataggaactccaaatggtcctttccctgttctttgtctaaatcacttggtggtggcagcatactgttcaaagacaaggcaaaatttgtgccttgggaaagtttttaacctaagctggtaaaaattagCTTAGTGGgtttttcatgcgggtccccacatctgtaacctaaGTTCAGAGTGGGAGGGAACCTGACAcatccacaacaggttagtaaagcacccccaaccctcgataattaccgaaACTGAGAGTGGCTCTCGAGTTGCACAGGGACAGGCTTCCATTGGCCAAACTTCCATCTGCCGGTGGGGACGCCAAGACGTGTCCAGACTGAACGTTCctgaaaaaacccacccaaagaGTCCAACTAATTCAAACTTTCCCCCCTAATATATATATTAGTAATCTAATGACATgtcacttaaagaaaacttgttaagcaagcagttttttgAGGTtaagcaagaggtttccttctagtcattgattaaccaggtgtgtttttttcagagTTTGCTCGCCTTGAGGAccctaaaatgcatgtatcagctaTTACCACAGAATTCTTATCAGGAAtgacgcggggtcaagctgccctttaagtggcacccaaaacccccttccctcctgccttggttaagttaaggctgctgcatggccaatttatggcctgctgacttggctgcttttagtaGTAAtcaatagtggtttcaggcagTTTACTGGTTTGCCATAATCTCCCTGTACAGTTCCCCTCCTTAAAGGTCACCTTTCACACAAGGGGGCCTTTATATGATTGCTCTCACACCTTTTTTCTGGATGCACCTAGTTGAGATCCAATGACAGCTGAAGGCTCTCAGCTGAAACCAAGCAAATGatcttcttattgcctttccATACCAGCATCGCAATGGACAAGTGATAGCTCCATTTCCCTTTTAAGGGAGGGGCGACAAATTCAATATGTTCCTTTCCTGGTGGTATGATTGCTGGTGGGAGTAACCACTGACTCATCTGTCAGGGGACTTGTAATTGCCGGCTTTTGCACCAGGTCCAGCATGTTATTAGGCTGGTAACAAAAACCACTACTATTTGGCACCCCAAGATAACTATGATGGGGTGTAGGGACAAATTCTGGATGCCTTTGCCAGTGGGCGACCATCCTAGTAACACTTCCCACCAGAGGGGTGACAGGTCCTGGTCAATTCTTGCAAATACCCATTTCACTCCATTGGCATTATGACGCACGGTAACCATGGCTCTGAGCTCTTCCTGTTTTGCAGTCTAGAGCCAGTTCTGTCAATCCGTGTGTACAAGCAATGTTTGTAAACAGTTAAATCCATTCCAAGGGGCCCAGGGTTTACAATAGCACACAAAGTATAAGACACTTTTAACTGACTGTATTTCAATTCGGGTACATGAAATTCACAACCACATGCCCTAATTGCTATACGGTGACAGAAACATTTATTCTCATAAGGATTATGATTTACTTCAGGCACAAAATTAACCAGAAGCATAGGACACCCATTTCTAAGACATACACAATGATTTCCTTAATAGGTGTATTCCAGATAGCAACATACGCAGCCAGGACCACATCACAGGCAGGGCTGCTGGACATCTGCTGACAGAGGACTTTGCAACACAAAACAAACATAGGctgttcccctcccacacacacacttcaagaGGGAGGGAATGGTAAAGTGTTTGAAAGCTAATGTTCATTCAGACTCATTGAGGTCTGAATCATGTTTCTCCCAAGCTGGGAGTACCGGGCTGACACTGGCCTCCAAGATTTTGCCCATGACTACTAGAGTCATTTATTGCATCTATTTCACTTTCTGTTGTTTTAATCCCAACAATCACTTGGGTTACACTTATATTTTCAGTTGGGACCACTTGAGCTTCCTCTATTACCTCCAGCCCTGAATTTAACTCCTCCTCTTCTGACTCCGAGGGATTAGTTGTCAGATCACTATCTGTTTCTACTTTGGATTCCCATTTCCCATGCATAAttaccctctcctcctccaggaaccaaaaatAGGCATCCATCTTGTCTAAGACTGACTGGAATGGTTTCCCTTCCATCATTTTAACTGTGAGGAGTGAAACCACTTCAATATGTTATTCTTTCCTGACCTAATTTCTAGCTGATAGACAGTGGGACTAGCCTTGTTCCTGATTCTAAGAGGTCCTGCCCAAACAGGACTGAGATTATGTGCTTTTCCCCTTACTTGTTGATACATAACCATTTCTCCTACCGGCCATTCTTCGGGATTTTGGACTGGACCCATTCTTTTGTCCATTTTCCAAATGCAATTTACCAAGGCTATGGCAACCTGCCGATGGTTGTCAGCAACCACTTTTAGCAGCTGCTGCATCCATTCGTCTGTGAGGACGCGGGGTTGTAGGTTGTCAGGTAGCGTTCCATCCATCCACTACTGTTCTGGGAGACACATCTCTCTCCCAGTCATCGCCTTGAATGGAGTTTCTCCATGCAATGCCACGGACCCCCTGATAGCCATCAGGATAAATGGCAGTCTTCGGGCCCAGTCCTTCCCTTGCTGGTTTACCACTTTTATGAGAGCTGTTTTTAGAGTAGAGTTAGTTCGCTCCACTTGGCCTGAACTTGGAGGGTGTCCAGCTATATGCAGCCTTTGTTTAATTCCAAACACTTGGTAGATTCCTTTTTTGATTTCCGCAATAAAGTAGGGCCCTTCATCTGAATCAGTTTCCCTCCGGGTGCCCCATCTGGTTATTACTTGTTCAGTGAGCACCCAAGCTGTAGCTTGGGCTATGCTATTTCGAGTAGGGATAGCCTCAATCCATTTCGTGAAGGATCAACAATCACCAGACGATACTGATTACCCCTTGTTGTCCTGGGTAGGGGCCCAATAAAATCAATTTGCAGTCAGGCCCATGGCCTCTATTCTTTGACGTCTCAGAGGACCTATGATTATTTTGGGATCAGCATTATGGGCTGCACATAGTAGACAGCTATTCACAAACTGTACTACCTCACTGCTCATGTGTGGCCACCAGCCGGCAGACTACAATCAGGTTAAGGTTTTCTCTACTCCTAGGTGTCCCCCATCGTGAGCTAGGGAAATCATTGCTATTCTTACGGCTACAGGAACCACCCAGACTGCTTCTGGTTCCTTAGTTGCTCAAATTAATTTTGATTCATTCTGTCACAGTTTCCACTCCTGGTGCTTTCCCTTTTTCACTAATTCTGTCAGGCCTGGATCCTGGCTTTAGAGGCTTTATGAAATCTATTTGAACTGAGTCTCCTTTTCTGGCTGCTGCTATAGGTCCGACACCAACCCCATTTCTTGGCTGCCACAATTTTCTTTCTGTAGCCACCCTCCTTGCTTCCTTAGCTGCCCAATTATTCCATTTTGACTCCTCAGTCCCCTTCCTGTGTGATCTGACTTTTCTCAAGTGAACGACAGTATGCCAGGCCTCCGCCAATGCCCACATATATGTCAGTGTGTCGGCATGGACTATGGGTTTCCCATCTGTAGACCTcatccctctctttttccattcTGGAACCCAATCCACTAGGGACCAAAGGACCCAGTCTGAGCCTGGGAAAATGGCTACCTCCTGAGTGGTGGGGGTATTTTCGAGGGCTACTGCTATAGCCACAATTTCGGCTGCTTGGGCAGAATATGGTGTACACTGTCCCCTCAGCACCTCGGCCGTAGGCACTTTCACAGCAGCGAAGCCTGCAAGGATGACTGTTTTCATAAAAACAAGAGCTGTCAACAAACCAAACAATATCTGCTATTCCCAGCATTTCACTCAGCATGGCCGCTCACTTGAAGAGTGACAGCTCCTGAGGCAGTGGCTCAGATAACGGGCATTTGTGCTCTTTCCTATCTATCAGGAAGCTGTAAGGGATTGGGGACAGTACTGGGGTTTTATCCATATCtacatttttgtttaacaaagCAAGGGTCCATTTTGCCAATTGAGGACTGGCTAGGTGGCCATTGTTGATTTGACTAATGAGTACATACTTCACTAGGGAGTGGGTTGTTTTTAGTCACACAGGGGACAAACCCACCAGGTATTCCCAATGCTTCTGCATTCCTCCAATCTGTGCTGCTTCTGTCAGAGACATAGCTCTGAGAGCATCAGATTCTGCCTTCAAATTAATCCCTTCACTTTCCTTTTAGCTCTGATTCTTTCCAATTTCTGCACCTGGTCTTTTAGCTGATCTATCTCCTGATCCAGTGATGTCTCAACTATCCACAACCCCTGTAAAGCAGCCTTTTTCATTGCCCTAACATTCGGACCTCCCCACCTTCCCGCACTAACCCAGACTTCCCATTAATTGTGCAGCTGCAGGAAGGCTCTGGGGCCAATGAAGGCTTCCAGGGTCCGTTACCCACATACTCTTCGACAAAATCTCTCAAGCTGTTTCCCAACATCATTTTCAACTGTTCTTTCTTTCCAGTTGGATTCCTGTCTCTGGATGTAATTTCTCCACTGAGCAGGCAACCAGCCTGAGTTCTGAGTCCCAGTAACAGAAACTATCCATAAATTAACTCACAAACTGTGACATGGGAACTTGTAGGGAGCAACCCCATCCCACCGTCTTTTACCTCCAATTGCAAGGGACAAACTACAAATTGTTTGCACCatctagaaaagctggacgagcacaagtccatggggccggacgagttgcatccgagagtgctgaaggaattggcggctgtgattgcagagcccttggccattatctttgaaaactcgtggcgaacgggggaagtcccggatgactggaaaaaggctaatgtagtgccaatctttaaaaaagggaagaaggaggatcctgggaactacaggccagtcagcctcacctcagtccctggaaaaatcatggagcaggtcctcaaagaatcaatcctgaagcacttacatgagaggaaagtgatcaggaacagtcagcatggattcaccaagggaaggtcatgcctgactaatctaatcaccttttatgatgagattactggttctgtggatgaagggaaagcagtggatgtattgtttcttgactttagcaaagcttttgacacggtctcccacagtattcttgtcagcaagttaaggaagtatgggctggatgaatgcactataaggtgggtagaaagctggctagattgtcgggctccacgggtagtgatcaatggctccatgtctagttggcagccggtgtaaagtggagtgccccaggggtcggtcctggggccagttttgtgcaatatcttcataaatgatctggagaatggtgtggattgcactctcaggaaatttgcggatgatactaaactgggaggagtggtagatacgctggaggggagggataggatacagaaggacctagacaaattggaggattgggccaaaagaaatctgatgaggttcaataaggataagtgcagggtcctgcacttaggatggaagaatccaatgcaccgctacagattagggaccgaatggctaggcagcagttctacggaaaaggacctaggggtgacagtggacgagaagctggatatgagtcagcagtgtgcccttgttgtcaagaaggccaatggcattttgggatgtataagtaggggcatagcaagcagatcgagggacgtgatcgttcccctctattcgacactggtgaggcctcatctggagtactgtgtccagttttgggccccacactacaagaaggatgtggataaattggagagagtccagcgaagggcaacaaaaatgattaggggtctagagcacgtgacttatgaggagaggctgagggagctgggattgtttagtctgcagaagagaagaatgaggggggatttgatagctgctttcaactacctgaaagggggttccaaagaggatggctctagactgttctca carries:
- the LOC119565304 gene encoding olfactory receptor 52K2-like — translated: MAAFNLTTSDASPFILMGIPGLEAAHIWISIPFSIFYIIGLFGNFMLLFVVGKEQTLHKPMYLLLSMLALTDIGTSTSVVPKALSIFWFNLKGITVGGCLTQMFFLHSVSIMESAVLVTMAYDRYVAICTPLRYATILTNARIVKLGLVGLIRAVLLMLPLPLLLSRQPFCDNPIIPHTYCEHMAVVKMSCGDTTVNRMYSLVMAFVVIGLDLMLVALSYSLIIRAVLRISSKKSCLKALNTCTAHIWVMITSFTLFFFSTLTHRFGQSITPHVHIILANLFFLIPPVINPIIYGVKTKELRDKVVKYIYRR